In Monodelphis domestica isolate mMonDom1 chromosome 1, mMonDom1.pri, whole genome shotgun sequence, the sequence CAAGGGAGGGATCAGAAATCATCATTCCTTTCTGGGGAGATGGCCTGAACCCCAGAGTGTCCTGAGTCCTATCCTGTCTGTTGGTTCATTGATAAAGATGTCCCATGTCAGCAGAACCAGAGTCTCTGTGGACTCCAATGAGACCAGTATCATTCCCTGAGCTTTCCTCAGTCCAGCCCAGCTCTTCCAGGCATAGCTTAGTGAGAATAGGAATTCAAAAAATCTGTGTCTCCTTGGTGATCTGGCAGCATTAGGTTTTCCATGGAGTGATGTGTCCCCACCAAGCTGTGGTTGATATCTGAGTTTTAGAAAGCtggaaaatataaacttcttgagggcagagataaCATTCTAGACAATTATAAATCCCAGCATCATGTTCTAGAGCTTGCCTAGGCATGAAACAATGAGTGTGTTCAGGAATGGTCGTGAAACTGATGACATAGAAGGAGCCAAAGGGCCTAGGATAGGGATGGCCCTGGGGGCCAGCTCAGCCTTGTTTGAACACTTCAAAGCCTTCTTAGCCCCCACGGCTACCCCAGGGCTAAGCTGTGCTCTGGGTCCCAGTAGACCTAAGGAAGTCAGGGGATCATAGGAAAATATAGATGGAAAACTGGAAGGCCCCTTAGAAGACATTGAGTcctgtcatctcatttgatagatAAAGAATCTGAGATACAAAGGGGTTAGGTGACCTTTCTAAGGTCACACGGATAGGGTCTGctataggatttgaacctaggttttcctgattcctggtccagtgccctatccacaaggaagatagaggaaaggagacagaaagacaaagggaGTAGAAGTAAAAAGGTTGTGGTGGGCAGGCAATGGAACAGGGGCTTCTATTAGTGCCCAGAGGAAGCTTCCCATCTTCGGGAACTGCAGGGCACAGGAAATGACTCATCCTGACTCTATCTCCCCACAGAAACCCTTGGTACTTATCCAGGATCCAGCGGCTTGGCCAGCTGGAGTGATCTCCATCCTGGGGCTCCCGTCCAGACAATCTCCCACTGAGCAGCCCAGGCCAGTGTGTGGGGCTTCtaatctttcctccctttctccctcaactAAGCCATCAGTCCCTGGCAGCCTGGATTCCTCTACTCGAACTCCTATCATCAATTCCTTGTTCATTCTGATGAATCAGCTTCGACAGTTCTGGGCTGACCACTTCTCCCGCCGTTTCGCACCCAGGCGGCCTCCACTGCGCCAAATCTCCTCCATGTCCACCTTCTACCTCCTGGACCACCGCACTCGCCAGGCTGAGCTGGGACTCAATTATGGTTCTCCTCGAACTCAGCTCAGCGACCAGGCCTTTATCTTCGAGGCTGGGAGGTGGGTGATGGAAGGAGGCTACCGAACCAACTTGCACCCCTTGAACCTCACCACTTACTGGGAGCCTCTTGTCCCCCAGGGCAAGAACAAGGCACTGTTGGAAGAAAACAACTATCTGAAGCTCCAGCAAGAACTTCTCATGGATATGTTGACTGATGCCACAGCCCGGCTGCAACTGCTGGAAAAGAAGTTTAATGTAGACACGAGCCCTTTGTCTGCTTCCTGTGTCTGGCagaagaagatgaggaagagggatAGAATGCGGTTGATACAATCCACAGCCCTTTTCCCCAGGTGATGGGGGAAGACTCCCCCACTCCCCACTCTCAGACACCTGAATAAATGATGGAATGCCCCAGAGGGCCACTCAAGCCTTTGCCccactctcctttccttcctggcCCTGCTCCTGCCCCTGGATGATTCCTTCCCTCAGACTTTCAGTATCCAGCCTGACCTCCATCAGTATTGGATCTATGAGTTCTAATCCTCTTCCTAAATGCTCCAGGACTCAGGCAAAATATTGAAGCTTGTTTGTCTCTGGTCCCCTTCTATTATTCCTATTGTGCTTTTCCCCTCCACATGCCTTCTGTTCCCACTGTGTATTAATtgcaagatagaagagcagtaagggctaggcaatggggttaagtgacttgcccagggtcatacaactaggaagtatctaaggtcagatttgaatccaggacctcttgtctctaggcctggctctcaattcacagagccacctagttgccctcaagAAAATTTCTTTTGAAGTCTAGTTCTCACTTATAGCAatttggggaaggagaggggagaagacaGTAAGAAGTAGGAGGTGGTAAAGCTGAGATCCAGTTTTCAGCTAGGGCTATCTCAGAAACTTCTCCTGTTTGGTAAATCTTTACCTTCATagtatgtttgtttttaaacattaccttctgtcttggacttgAACTAAatgtcagttccaagacagaagagcagtaaaggctagacaatggaggttaagtgacttgcccagggtcacacagctaagaaatagccaagatttaaaccaaggacctcctgactctaggcctggtgctctctcccCTGTGCTATCTTGTTGTTCCTACCACTACCACTTAGTTGTACCTACTGTGGTATTTGCCCCCTAACATGGGGACCTTTAACTGTATTTTTTCAAATCTTGTCTTCCTAAATCCAACAGCGTGTCGCTGTTTTCCTTTGACAGAATGCAATGTCTGAATTGCCACCCCCAGCATGACCCCCAAGATGCTCTATTTGGTCCACAAGCCCAAGCTTTGAAAGTGATCAACTTTGGCGCTCTGGTGAGATAGCCCTTTCCTAAGGGCTCTGTGGTCAGAGGTAGCTCAGACTGAATATGCCTCAGCTTCTCCCAGAGGCTTCATTAAGGAATATTGATTAATGCCATACTGGCTGTGTCTGAAATTAATCTGGGGGATGAAATCTAGTATTCAGACTATTAAAATATGAAGTCTATTGTCTGTACTTGGTTTAGAGCCCCTACCTCATCTCCATTTCACGCTCTCAGTTCACTTCCTACTTCATAGACAGATCCAGGGATTTTGCAGTGATCAGGAATTGATTGTACAAGGAACAGGGTGAAAAAGATACTAAACCAAACACATTCCTGTGTGGAAAGTCACTTCCAAACATCTCCTAGCCCTCCTAGACCTCTCTTCACTCATGGAAAAGGAATAGGAGGAAAGGGGTGTTTTCTCTTTACCTCAGACTCACAGACTAAAATAAGAAAGCCAGAAAGatattttctctcctccatcaCATTCCTCACACAGATGGGAGTCTTGCTTATTGCCAATGGACGACTGCATGTGGAAGGTACCAATCCTGACTTTGATTATCAATGGTCTACTCGGTCTGTTACCACTTTCCCTTCTAGCTGGTCATTGCATGATCTTAGCCTCCCATACGACTATCCCAAAGAAATTTCCTGAGGAAATTCCGAGGAAGGAGATCATGAAAGAAgcagtggggaaaaggggggaagaggaaaaggaaaaaaaatgatggcAAGCAGATAGCATTTCTTGCTAGATAGAGTGCCTTTCAGCTCATtgcctggcttcctccctgccctTCCTCTACCACCCAGTGTACTCACAACAGTCTTCTCTCTGTCCAAGAAAGAGTCAAAGCAGCCTCATTTTGGGTGATATATCTCATACTTTCTACTCTGTCTTACCTCCCTCTATGAATCATTTACTGTGCTCAAGGACCGAAACAAAGTGGAAGAAACAATTCATTGGCACTGGCCTCACTAAGGTAaggtgtcccccccccccccttctataTTTATCCTTCATATTATttagtaaaacttttttttaacctagtAGTGTCTCATCtagtggaagagggagaagagtttTCAGTCTTTGAGGCTCAGTAAGACTTacacctctccctcccctcccttgccCCACtccaaagtcaaaatgactaagGGGAGAGGGGTGGGCAGTTAAAAAATGATggggcagggcagctaggtggcttaatgcaCAGAGAGCCAGGAGTGGAGATGGGGAGCTCTTGGGATccaatatgaccttagatacttcttacctgtgtgaccctgggcaaatcacttaaccctatttaagCCTAActcttttctgctcttctgacttggaactggtGCTTcatatagattctaaggcagaaagtaaggtttaaaaaaacaccatGGGGAGGGAAATATGGTCtggaataaagtaaaaaaaggagCTACTGGGAGAAGTTGAAGTAGCCACAAATCAGAGAAGTTCTGCAGTCTTTCTCCACtaaaacttgaaaaaatgaaagaaaaaacagaaaaatcctaaaaaacacaaagtgaaacaaattttcaaagtattttagcTTTCCTTCAGCTGCTTCTTCAGCTACCTGAGCCATCTGAATAGAGTACTCAGTTAGCCTAAACTGTTCCAACTGAGATTGTATGTGGtgttgggagagggaagagtccaAGCTATTCCAACTGAATCAATCTGACAGaatggaagaggagagggagaagaaggaggaggaggaggagagaaggatgaaaaggaagagaaggatatgaaaaagagaaaggaaggagagtgaagggagagaagaaggaaggaaagaagggagtgtATGTGTGCATGTTGGGGAAAAGAAGGAGGCCAAGAAAAAAGGTGACATAGATAAAGGATGAGAAGGGAGTAGAAAAGCCTTAATTACAGTACTTTCCCATAATGGTGTTTAAGAGGGTAAGGAGATGAGTCCAGTGTTGTAAAATGTTGTCAAAAATGAGGCCTGAGGGCTGCATGCGGTCCTCAACACCCTGCTGGTGCTGCCCCAACCAGTCTAAAATGGAATTGagtaatatttaatgaaataaattaaaattaaataaagcaaAGATAATGTTAAAATGTGGTTTTCTATCCCCaggtaaaaattaattttaaatcttaaaaatcataggagaaatgaataaaattgaaagtaagagaactaataaataagactaggagctggtcctttggaaaaaaacaaataaaataactaaagtaTTGGTtaacctaattttaaaaagaaagaagaagggggggggggcagctgggtagctaagtggattgagagtcaggcctagagaaggtcctaggttcaaatctgacctcagacacttcccagctgtgtgaccctaggcaagtcacttgacccccactgcctagcctttaccattcttctgccttggagccaatacacagtattgactccaagacagaaggtaagggtttaaaaaaatatatttttaattaaaaaaaaacaaaaagaaagaagagaatcaaattaacagtatcatgaatgaaatgggtgatctcacctctaaagaagaggaaattaagttaaatattaagaaatattttgcccaattatatggtaacaaatatgataatctaggtgaaatggatgaatatttaaaaaaatataaattgcctagattaacaaaagaggaaatagaatacttaaataatcctatctcagaaaaagaaattgaacaagccgtcaaagaattccctaagaaaaaatccccagaggcagatgaattcacaaatgaattctatcaaacatttaaagaacgaCTAacatactatacaaactatttgacaaaatagcaAAGAAGAAGTCttgtcaaattccttttatgacacaaatatggtactgattccaaagctaggcagaccaaaaacagagaaagaaaattagacccagctccttaatgaatatagatgcaaaaatcttaaataaaatggtagcaaaaagactccagcaagttattaccaggattattcactatgatcaggtgggacttatatcagaaatgcaaggatggtttaatattaggaaaagcatccataTAACTGACcctatcaacaaccaaaccaacagaaatcacatgattatctcaatagatgcagaaaaagcctttgacaaaatacaatacttattcctattgaaaacaccagaaagcataatAATAGctgggccattcctcaaaataataaacagtatatatttaaaaccattagcaaacatcatctgcaatggggataaattagaagccttaccaataagatcaggagtgaaacaaggatacccattatcaccactactatttaatattgtactagaaatgctagcagtagcaattggagaagaaaaggaaattgaagggattaaaataggtaatgaggaaactaaactattattctttgcagaagatatgatggtttacttaaagaatcctagggaatctactaaaaagctagtcaaaacaatcaacaactttagtaaagttgcagtatacaaaataaacccacataagtcatcagaatttctatatatttctaacacatctcagtagctagaattagaaagaaaaattccatttaaaatcaccctagacaatataaaacacttgggaatctatctgccgagacaaatgtgaactttagatttctccaccttacttagtctaacaaaaacaagaatgtctatacccatacttaaggattaagtatttaggaggatggcctatgacagacatgtactagcaaatgacaaatcagaaacaactgacagacccctgggctgtcctaagtcaagcttaagctactatttggtacatgtgagacacaagaaagtgatgtaaaaaccgtctatatatttcacgtcacttcctctctccggcctctttggcagtggagaggtggctggcggaaTGTGCTTAATGTTTCAGCATCTTGggtggcagctgctattgtccggatttagcggtgagttttccttgatgccATACTGgaagaagctgagtagcctagttcaggtgaggctctattggagtttaggttgattttcctttaccttccaaacactatcctcttaaaaagccactaatcttcttcagggaCCTTGTGGTGAAGGACTTTGAACTTCACCTGgtacaggccaggcaggagaaatcctacaccttttccctctccctcctccttaattccttccctctatattaattaaactaccattaaaaaaaaactgactctggtattttatttgggatattccctggtgaccaaaaataatttagattaaaaaagcagtttttatcaaatagtggattttggtcctcaaaactgggatctttgagcttattaAAGACtttcttgctaaggtcacttaccccaagtctgttccactaatcctcttttctgtctcttagccagtaccatattgttttgatgaccactactttatagtatagtttgagatctgggactgccaggtcaccttccttcgcattttttttttcattatttccctggatatccttgatcttttgttcttccaaatgaactttgttattgttttttctaattcagtaaaaaagttttttggtagttcaatgggtatggcactaaataagtaaattaatttgggtaggattgtaatttttattatgttagctcatactacccatgagcaatcaatgtttttccaattgtttagatctagttttaattgtgtggagagtgttttgcagttgtgttcatatagttcctgtgtttgtgtaaaaaaccattctccaattgaaaaatgggcaagggacatgaataggcaattttcagttaaagaaatcaaaactattattaagcacatgaaaaaatgctctaaatctcttataatcagaaaaatgcaaatcaaaacaactctgaggtatcacctcacacctagcagattggctaatatgatagcaaaggaaagtaatgaatgttggagtggatgtggcaaagttgggacattaattcattgctggtgtagctgtgaattgatccaatcattctggagggcaatttggaactatacccaaagggtgataaaagactgtctgccctttgatccagccatagcactgctgggtttgtaccccaaagagataataaggaaaaagacttgtacaagaatattcatatctgggctctttgtggtggtaaaaaaattggaaaatgaggggatgcccttcaattggggaatgactgaacaaattgtggtatatgttggtgatggaatactattgtgctaaaaggaataataaactggaggaattccatgtgaactggaacgacctccaagaattgatgcagagtgaaaggagcaaaaccagaagaactttatacacagagactgatacactgtggtacaattgaatgtaatgaacttctccattagtggtaatgcagtgatcctgaaaaacctgGAGAGATTTATGCagaagaatactatccacattcagaggaaaaactgtgggagtagaaacacagaagaaaaacaattgcttgataacatgggttggaggggatatgattggggaggtagactctaaatgaatatcctagtgcaaacatcaacaacatggaaataggttctgatcaaggacacatgtaatacccaatggaactgcacgttggctatgggaagggttgggggagtggagggagggaaagaatataatttcttgtaaccaaagaataatgttctaaattgactaaataaaaaaagaacacattagcaaacatcttctgcaatggggataaattagaagccttcccaataagatcaggagtgaaacaaggatgcccattatcaccactagtatttaatattgtactagaaatgctagcagtagcaattggaaaagaaaaagaaattgaagggattaaaataggcaatgaggaaactaaactatcattctttgcagaagatatgatggtctacttaaagaatcctagggaatctactaaaaagctagtcaaaacaatcaacaactttagtaaagttgcagtatacaaaataaacccacataagtcatcagcatgtctatatatttccaacaaaactcagcagcaggagttagaagagaaactccatttaaaaatcaatataaaatatttgggaatctatctgccaagacaaatgcaggaattatatgagcacaaccacaaaacacttttcacacaattaaaactagatctaagtagctgaaaaaatattaattgctcatggataggatgagctaatataataaaaatgacaatcctacccaaattaatttacttattcagtgccatacctatcaaactactaagaaaatttttatagaattaggaaaaattataacaaagttcatatagaaaaacaaaagatcaagaatattaagggaagcaatgaaaaaaatgtgaaggatgggggcctagaagtaccagattaTAAACTggactataaagcagtggtcatcaaaacaatatggtattggctaagagacagaagggaggatcagtggaatagacttgtagtaaatgacctcagcaagatagtgtaagataaacccaaagatcccagttattgggacaagaactcactatttgacaaaaactgctgggaaaattggaaaatagtatgggaaaaattagtttagatcaacatctcacactgtataccaagataaactcaaaatgggtaaatgacttaaacataaagaatgaaatcataaataaattaggtgaacatagaatagtatacctatcagatctgtgggaaagaaaggaatttaagaccaaacaagagataaagaacattgcaaaatgttaaatgaatgattttgattatatttaattaaaaagtttctgtacaaacaaaaccaatgcaaccaaaattagaagggaagcaacacactgggaaaaaattttataacaaaaatgtctgacaaaggtctaatttcccaaacatataaaaaactaagtcaaatttacaaaaaaaaaatcaagcaattcctcaattgacaaatggtcaagggatgaGTAGGAAGttctcagttgaagaaatcaaaactatcaataatcacatgaaaaagtgttctaaattactcctgattagagaaatccaaatcaaaacaactctgaggtactaccacctcacatctagtagATTTGTCATTATGACAGCAAAAGGGGGTTATACATGTTGTAAGGGATgcaacaaaattgggacactaaggcactgctggtggagttgtgaattggtccaactgttttggaaggtaatttggaattatgcccaaagggctttaaaagactatatgccctttgatccaactacataccactactgggtttgtaccccaaagagataatgaaaaaatgtttgcacaaaaaaatatttatagctgctctctttttggtggcaaaaaatggaaaaatgagagaAGGTATCTctagattgggaaatggctgaacaaattgtggaatatggtagtgacagaatactattatgctctaaggaatgatgaactggaggatttccatatgaactgaaagaacctcaatgaactgataaaaagcgaaatgagcagaaccaagagaacattgtatacagaaactgaaacattgtggcacattagaatataatagacttttctaccagtagcaatgcaatgatccagaacaattctgaggggcttatgagaaagaacactatccacatccagagaaagctccatgggaatagaaatgcaaaagaaaaatatatgattgatcacatggtttgatgggtatatgactggggatttggttttaaaggatcactttattacaaatatgaataatatgaaaataggttttgaataatgatacatgcataacccagtggaactgattgtcaattctgggaggaagggagagaagagagatgggagagaatatgaatcatgtaataatggaaaaatattctaaataaatatatatttttaatgtggttttctaagtcagatGTGACTTTGAGAATCCTTATATATGGTTTAGTGTTGCCCTCCTCCACCCCTAACCCATTATATTTGAGTTTGGCACTAttgctttattcttttaatttttgttcttttaactcttacctttcatcttacaattaatactggggattggtttcaagacagaagagtggtaagggctaggcaatgctggttaagtgactttctcagggacacactgttaagaagtgtctgaggtcaaattggaatccaagacctcccatttctaagcctggctctcaatccactgagccacccagctgcctccaacacTTTAAAAATTCCACTGCTTTAAAAACTTAAGAGATGAAGACAAGGAGATGAGGGAAAGTGGACACTTGCTAGAAGTTTCTCTTTCACATAATGTTGTGATTGGACAGCTGAGGAACAGACATCTGGAAGATGGCTCTGCTATGGCTCCAGCGAATGACTCCCATCAACAAAATTCACTAGGATTAGGATATgttgaggaaaaggaaggaagatataATCCCAACCCACATCACCACTTCCTACTCTCTAGAGGTCTGGGATAGAGATTGGGAGTGAGTTTACCCGCTATTATTTAACTCTCCCAGGATCTAAGAAGAGGAATACTGAGGAAGGCAGTCATCACTTCAGTCATGGCAATAAATAGTCTGGCCCCCTTATTACTGATCCATCTTCCCCATCCACATGGGATTCCATTTGCTGCCTGAGTCAatagtcaacaaacacttatttttattttactttatttcttattataaagatattttattttaccaattacatgtaataacaaatttccacatatgttttctgaagttatatatgATCAAATtgtccccctctttctcttctcttccctctcctggaactgacaagcaattcaatctgagtcacacatgtattatcctgcaaaacatacttctatattgttcatttttgtgagagaataatcatataaaaccataaccccaaaacaaaaacccaaataagtgaaaaattgcatgcttcaatttgcatctGCTTCCAACAGTCCTTTCcctggagatgaatagcattctttgtcataagtccttcagaattgtcctggatcattgtattgttgagagtagccaagtctttcacagttgatcaccccCACactatttcagttactgtgtacaatgttctcgtggttctgctcattttgctctgcatcatcatgtagatctttccagctctttctgaaatcatcctgttcatttcttacagtacaatagtattttatcaccatcatatgccataagaaaaaaaagcagctataaatatttttgtacaagcaggtccttccCCCACTGTTTTTAACTCTCTGGGATATAGAGCTAGTAGTGGcattattggatcaaagagtacacatattttatatccctttgggcatagtttcaacaagcatttattaagcctctactatgtgctaggcacaggAGCtgaaggtacaaagaaaggcaaaaaacatttCCCTGCTTATGGGGAGGCTCACAGTATAataagagagaaaacatgaaattctgtcaaaaaaataattaaaaaaaatatatatatacatgataaatTAGATCTAATTTCAGAGGTCAGGCACTAAGATTATGGAGGACTCTGAAAGGCTTcttttagaagatgggattttagctgagtgGGAGGAACCCAGGAAGGCCAAGAGGCAGTCATGAAGAGGAAAAGGGTCCCAAGTAGTAGCCAGAGaacacttggagtcaggagataagGTTCTGATATgtgaaatacacagtattgattctaagacagaaggtaagggttttaataaataaataaaagtcagaGCTGTTATATGGAATGGTTTTCTgagacaggaagaagaaagatagCTATGATAGAACTAGAAATAGAAGA encodes:
- the CBY3 gene encoding protein chibby homolog 3, whose product is MASTSLNPFADHKRKASGCNLTTPFQLLTQDLLKQVDNILLGSLNKQKPLVLIQDPAAWPAGVISILGLPSRQSPTEQPRPVCGASNLSSLSPSTKPSVPGSLDSSTRTPIINSLFILMNQLRQFWADHFSRRFAPRRPPLRQISSMSTFYLLDHRTRQAELGLNYGSPRTQLSDQAFIFEAGRWVMEGGYRTNLHPLNLTTYWEPLVPQGKNKALLEENNYLKLQQELLMDMLTDATARLQLLEKKFNVDTSPLSASCVWQKKMRKRDRMRLIQSTALFPR